In the Hirundo rustica isolate bHirRus1 chromosome 2, bHirRus1.pri.v3, whole genome shotgun sequence genome, CTGCTCATCCCACTCAGGCATGATGTGTTGCCCGGGTATGGGAAAAGCTGCTGACCTGACAACCTGGTGTCTCTAGGAGCACGACAAAGAATAGTTCTGTGACTGTTCTCTGACTCCAAAAGGGGATCTCAAGGGGAGAACTGGCTGCCTTTGCCTCTGCACTGGGACTGCTCCTTGAGAGACTGCACCTTGGAGAGATGTCTGCGGAGAAGGGTGTGCCCCACAGAATGTGCTGCTACAGATTGTCCTTCTCCAGCCCAGACAAGGACAGATACTCTCCTTGCCTCTTTATTGCAGCACTCTGCAAAAGAGCACCAGGACACAAATGGACAAAGCTGGAGAAAATTGCATCTTCTTCCTTGCACACAGCCTTGTCCACCTGCACAAGGCAGTGGGAAATGCCTGAGGCAGGAGGAGACCCTCCTGGCTGGTGTGCACTGAGTTTGGCTGCAGAGGTGTGACAGAGACTCTGCACATCCGTGCTGGGCTGTGTGCCCACCAATGCACAGCACTGTAAGGGTGATCCATGCAAGACATTGAGTGATCCAGATGCTCAAGGCTGTCGTGGGCTTTGCAGAGAAGATgcatccctgtgtgctgtcagCAGAGGAGAGCACCAATGCCTCCAGCTCCCaaaccctctgctgcagctctgaatgTGGCCCATTGCAGACATTTCCCCAAACTGCCAAGGGAAGATTCAGGAAAGACCCCAGATTCCTCTAAAGAAGTGGGAGATAAAAGTAAAGCGATTGGGCTACTTTGTAGAAATGCCAGCTCCTCACACCAGGACCAGCAGTCCAGCTGAGAGGAGCCTGTGCCTGATGTGCCCATGGAAAGGGTCTGTAATTCCCTGGGGTGTGCAGAGGGCAGGGCAGTGCATGGGGAGCCTTGCAGAAGACACGGCACTTGAGGAGCTGGTGATGTTGAACAGGCATGGCTGCTTTGAGGGGCCCTGGTTTAGGCCCTGAGAAGCCTGCAGACATTAGCATGGGAATCTGCAGGGTGGGAAGCACCTGGAGTGCCCCTTGCAGGCCTGTGCTGGGCATTAGTGGGTGTTATGAAGGACAGAATCACGGAATGAGTCAGATGAGAAGGGACCTCACAGGGTCACTgctccaacctccctgctcaagcagagtCATCCCAGAGCACGTGGCAGCAGgacacattgctggctcatggacagcttctTGTCCATCACAACTCCCAGTTCCGTCTctacagagctgcttcccagcaggtcAGCCCCCAGCTTGTGCCGCTGCCTCGGGTTATTCCTCCCCACATGCAGaaccctgcatttgcctttgctgcatttcagaaggttcctctctgcccatctccCCAACCTGTTGAGGTccctctgaagggctgcacagcactcTGGGGAATCAGGAATTACTCCTAACTTGGTGTTATCAGTGAACTTGAGGGGAAGACTCTCTACCCCTTCTTCTGAATCACTGATGAACAGAATGCTGTAATGTGTtggaaatttttgttttctgctccGCTTCCTGACATAACCTGTAATATATATAATTGGTTTGCTGAAGATAAATTGTAGGTGGATCAAGGGGTGGAAGGCAGGTGTATCCTGCCCCAGACACCACTCTACATGGAGAAAATAATACCTTACCTGAGTAAGCACAGGCTTGTGCTCTGCTGTTGATATTCCTTGGCCACAGAACAACCACAGACAAGTCGTTCTAACCGAGGAGCGTGTGGGCAGCTCCCACAGGGTACTGGCTACTTCCACAcctgcctggccctgccttTAGCTCCAGCTGCACCAAGAACTTCCCACACAAGCACTCCTTCTGTTTGACTGTGACAATCAGGAGCAGGGTTGACTGGAGTTAAGTAAGAGGAACTGAATGGAGTGCAGGTTGAaggcagagaagggaagggagagagagggaagaagaatAGCTGGCAGAAGAAAgtggagaggaaagaagagTTCAAAGCAGAGGGAGGGCTGGAGTAGCAAGGACGCAAAGATGGACAAATAAACGGACAGTATCTGAGAAGGAGAGGAGGGCAAAGCTAGGAAGCAGAGGAGCGAATGAGTGAGAAGTGATCACCCTGCCTGGTTCAGCACCCTTGAGGTGGAGAGCAGgtcctgtgtgtgcagggacaagtttgtgctcagctccctcagcagcttCACCACTGTGTTCACTCTCTGCACAGTAGTATGTGCCAGAGTCATTGAGAAAGGCACGTTCTATTGTGAGGGTGATACTGTCTCCTTTGATGTCGCTGCTCTTGAAATGGCTCTCAAATCCCTTCTCCACTGCTGCGTTACCACCTACAATGGCAGTAACCAGTAGGGTCAAACTGGAATTCTTCTCTGAAGGCCGCATGAACCAGTACATAGCTGTGTTGGAGGATTTCTTCTGGGAACATTCCAGATTCACGGACTGGCCTTCCTTTATCACCATGTCTGGAGACTGTTCCAGGGCTAccactggaaaggaaaagaaggagcaGTGAGAAggaataaatgggaaaaatttgAACTAGGCACCATGGGTTGGTAGGGAAAGGGTGAAAAGAAAGAGGGCAGCTAAAGGAGCAATTCAAGGCATGGGACAGCTCTTGAAATCAGCAAGTGAATTTCCAAACTCTTTCAACAGGCAATTGCATTCCTGGGCAGTTTGTTTCCACAACCAGAACGCATGTAGGGGCTGCACAAAGAATGACAAAGAGACAGCCATTGCAGACGATTCCAGGATTCCTGCCCACCACATTCCCTGCTtatcctcagcacaggaagctcTGCAGAAGGAAGCACTGCCAGGACCTGGCTAcaaagctgggagagcagcagcaggatcagtGGAGGTGCTCAGGGCTGCATTGAGTTCACTTACCCAGAGGGGCCAGCACGGCCACAAGGAAACAGCAGGGAACCATGGGGATAAAGCCCCTTCCCTCTCAGCAACCTGCCTCTTGTAGCTGCCCAAAGATATGTGAAGAGGCAGCAGTGAGTGAGGCTGAGACATCTCGGGGTGGGGCTGGCCAGGAAATGTCGGAAGGCATTGGCTGGCTGGGAACCCTGGGGAATGACAAAAACGATGGcaggaaagcagaagctgtGCACAGATGCAGCAGGTGGAAGGGGCAGGCTGGGCATgggtgggtggggagggaaggaggaggttgTAAGGACAGAACTGGGCTGAGGTTGCACAGGGGGACTGAGTGTGTGCAAGGCAGAGGAATGCTCCCCTTCTGCTTTGGCGACCCTTGGGAGATGGAGGAATGAGGGATAATGGTCACACAGAGATGCCTTGAATTTCCCACACACTTTCCCTGTCTTCCCCAGACACGGCTGATTCAGTCCCTGCCTGGCCACCCCACGTCCCACCCAGCTGTGGGACGGCTCTTTTTCTCTGTGCCCCACGGTGAGCACAGCAAACAACATCAGtgagagggaggcaggagcccaaagacagcacagcagcccaAGCACTTGTGAGGGCTCTGATGGACATTGCAGTGAGAGcggcaggagaggaagggaaagacctgggaagagctgagggaCAGTGAATGGCCTGGCACGGGGAGAGAGAAAGGATCGAGTGtggcctgcagggacagccatGAGGGTGACCAGGTGCTGAGGatggggccagggtgagctcTCCTTGGTGACAGGAAATAGGTGAAGTACCTCCAGAGATGGCTTCTCCCTGGCCCCCGGGGCCTTGCTGGGGAGCCCCGGGTATCTGAGACTGGTGCTGCCTGTGGCACAAGGGCTTTGGGAGGTTTGGCTCCATGGGCACAGTTCATTTGGCAAATGCAGGGATTGCTTtctatttcctcctttttttcctctgtttgtaTCTCATCCTGTAAGTTTTACCTTTCTTCCCATcccaccaggggaaggaggTAGTGAGAGAGTGGCTGTAACACCTCGTGCCTGACTGGGCTGAAACCACAACAGCCTGAGCACTGGAGAGCATCTCCAtgtccccacagctctggcatgagctgcagctcccctgacCAAGCCACAGCTTCACACTCCTGTAAGGaatttccatcttctcttcttGATGCATTATGACAATTTATGTGAGGATTCCCCAGGCCCTTTGCACTGTGTTTTAAACTGGAGATCAAGAGGAATAAGCAAGGCATGGCAGCCCTTGTGTcttgcagcaagcagcagagaaggtGCTTGGAAACACCAACAACCCCTGCTGAAAACTCCACTCAgactccttcctcctgctccttgtcCTGGTCAGCAGGGACATTCCATGGCCAAGCTGGGCAGTCTCCTGCTGTGGACAGGGACAATTGTCACACATCAGAGTGTGCAGGTCACAGGGCAGTGGTGTAACTTGGAGCCCCATGTGCACAGCAGAGTGGCCATTCCCTGGAGAGCAGTGGGGCCAAGGAGCAGTGGGCCTTGTCCTTCCAGCTGGTGGAGAGGGAAAGTGATGTGTGAACTATTGCACATCCTGCTTCCCCCGCCAGGAGTTGATGTAACAGAG is a window encoding:
- the LOC120748383 gene encoding immunoglobulin superfamily member 3-like, whose protein sequence is MVPCCFLVAVLAPLVVALEQSPDMVIKEGQSVNLECSQKKSSNTAMYWFMRPSEKNSSLTLLVTAIVGGNAAVEKGFESHFKSSDIKGDSITLTIERAFLNDSGTYYCAESEHSGWAIQQSPDTVVRVGDTVTLECSASGKDFINLYWYKVPMEKDAGMQLVVYSMEGSKADIEEEFKNRFQSDGTKNNHLSVRIQHVLLNDTGTYFCAEQDPQ